The DNA window TGCGGATCGGGGTTGCTGCTACCCCGAAAGCGTATCGCGAGCTCATTTCGAGGGGACTGTCATGATCGATAAGGCGGCGCTGCAGCGAGTGCGGGAAGAGGGCGACCTTTTTGAGCTGATTGCAGCGATACCCTACGCAAAGACGCTGGGGATGAGTTGCGAGCGGTTCGGCGACGACATGATTTTTACGTTGCCACCGCGCGACACAAACCTTGGCAATCCGATCCTGCCAGCGATCCATGGCGGTGTTATAGGCGGGTTCATGGAAATGTCTGCGGGTCTCTATCTTATGCTCCAGCAGGACGCTCCCAAATTGCCCCGCATTGTCGACTTCTCGATCGATTTTCTGAGAGCAGGACTCAACCGGAGTACTTTTGCCGAGTGCCGCTTAACCCGCCAGGGCAACAGGGTTGCCAACGTCACGGTGTGGTGCTGGCAGAAGTCCCGGCAGGAGCCTACAGCCACGGCGCGCGCCCACTTCATTCTCTAGTTGAAGCCCTCTCGCTCGCTGGCGGACAGCCGGGCGAATGGATGAACGGGCCGGTAGAAGTCACAGGCTTGAAATCAACTTCCTTAACCCCATCTTGTGCCCAGACTCATTAGCCGCCCGAACATTCGTCCGGGCCGCCAAATCTGGCTGATGCTGCCCATGGGCTGCATCGGCCGCCACCCGTCACTAAGGAGATAGGGGCACATGACGGTCGAAACACAGAAAGAAACCCTGAGCTTCCAGACTGAAGTGAAGCAGTTGCTTCACCTGATGATTCATTCGCTGTACTCCAATAAAGAGATATTCCTGCGGGAACTGGTATCGAACGCGTCCGACGCGTTGGACAAACTTCGCTTCAAATCTCTTAGCCAGGCCGACCTGGTCGAGGACGATGCCGAGCTGAAAATCCGGCTGGATTTCGACGCCGCGGCGGGCACAATCACTCTTTCGGATAACGGCATCGGCATGAGCCGGCAGGACGTCATCGAGAACCTCGGGACCATTGCCCGCTCCGGCACCGCTGACTTCATCCAGAATCTCTCCGGTGACCAGAAGAAGGACTCCAAACTGATCGGTCAGTTTGGGGTGGGCTTCTACTCTGCATTTATCGTGGCGAACCGCGTCGAGGTTCTGACGCGCAAAGCCGGCGCACCTGCTGAAGAGGGCGTCCACTGGGATTCCACTGGTAACGGCGAATTTACTATTGGTGCGGTCGAGCTAGCCGAACGCGGCACGACAATTATCCTGCACCTGAAGGACGAGGAGAAAGAGTTTGCCGACGGTTACCGTCTTCGCAGCCTGATCAAAAAGTACTCAGATCATATTTCTTTCCCGGTCGTGATGAAGTCTGAACCCCAGGAGACGGAAGAAGGCAAAGAGGCCGAGGCGCCCCAGGATGAGACTGTCAATGAAGCGACTGCGCTATGGACTTTGCCTCGCAATGAAATCAAGGACGACGAGTACAAAGCCTTCTATAAGCACGTCGCCCATGACTTTGAAGACCCGCTGACCTGGTCCCACAACCGTGTGGAAGGCGCGTTGGACTACACCAGCCTACTGTATATTCCTGCCCGTGCGCCTTTTGACCTCTATAACCGCGACGCGCCCCGCGGGCTCAAGCTCTACATCCAGCGCGTCTTTATCATGGACGACGCGGAGCAGTTCCTGCCGCTCTACCTGCGCTTCGTCAAAGGCGTAATCGACAGCAATGACCTGTCCCTTAACGTCTCCAGGGAAATTCTTCAGAACGACAAGACCGTTGACACCATCCGTACTGCGTTGAGCAAGCGCGTTTTGGACATGCTCAAGAAATTGGCGGCCAACGAGCCTGAGCAGTACCAGAAGTTCTGGGATGAGTTCGGTCAGGTTCTCAAGGAAGGCCCTGCGGAAGACTTCTCCAACAAGGATAAGATCGCCAAGCTGCTTCGCTTCTCGACAACGCAGACTGGCGAGGCGGCCCAGACCGTATCTCTGGACGACTATATCGGGCGCATGCGCGAAGGCCAGGAAAAGATCTACTACATCACCGCTGACAGCCACACCGCAGCCAAGAGCAGCCCGCACCTGGAGGTTTTCCGCAAGAAAGGTGTCGAGGTTCTGATTCTGTCCGATCGTATTGATGAGTGGATGATGAACTACCTCAGCGAATACGACGGCAAGTCATTCCAGGATGTCGGCCGTGGCTCGCTGGACCTGGGCAGTGTCGAAACAGAAGAGGACAAGAAGGAAGTCGAGAAGGCGGCGGAAGAGCACAAACCTCTGCTAGAGCGTCTGAAAAAGGCGCTAGAGGACCGGGTTCAGGATGTCCGCGTCACCAAGCGCCTGACTGACTCGCCGGCTTGTCTGGTGGTGGGCGACTTCGACATGGGAGCCCAGATGCGCAAGATCATGGCCGCTGCGGGGCAGAAGGTACCTGACAGCAAACCGATCTTCGAAGTGAACGTGGAGCATCCGCTGGTGCAACGGCTCGAAAGCGCCGATGGTGACGAACGCTTCAACGATCTGGCCACGGTGCTCCTGGACCAGGCAACCCTGGCCAGCGGCGAGCAATTGGAAGACCCGGGATCTTATGTAACCCGCCTCAACCGACTGCTGCTGGAACTCTCTCGGTAAGCGGGCCCGGCCGCCCCGGGCCCAGCAGTGGCCTGGGGCGGAAACCGATATCCAGCCGACGTGCTGAAAATGGCCCATCTACAGGAGCCACCGGACACCTTGGCCCAAAGCATCATTGTTGATCTTCGGATTTCCGCAGACGAATGGCTTCGGCTTTACCGTGGCGAAGCGCTGGATGTCGTCGCGCGAGCGCGTGATGGCCGGAGCGTCCGGTTTCCGGCACGTATTCTACGGCCGTTTGTCAGGCATGACGGCATCAGTGGCGCTTTTCTGATCGAGTTTGGACAGGACGGGAAGTTTCAGTCAGTGGAACGGATGGGGTAGGGGTCAGTCGGTATATAACCGACCAGTGCCATGGGCGACTTCAATTTCTGACGAAGTAGTACTTATCCCACGCGTTCATGACTCTCTCCGGATACCAGGTTTTACCTAAGCTCCCGTTATAGCGGGCCAACGCGCGGGTAAGGTTGCCCTTTTCAATGTCCAGGTAGTGCCTGAGGATTGTCGAGCCGTAGCGCAGGTTGGTCTTGATCTGGGTGAGGTTGTCATCCGGGCGGCCTATTTCGTTTTTCCAGAAGGGCATGACCTGCATGAGCCCCTGCGCGCCGGCGGACGAGACAGCAAAACGGTCGTAGAGACTTTCCACATGGATCAGGGCCAGCAGCAGCTCGGGTTCCAGATCGATGCGCTGTGCCTCCTGATGAATCAGACGAAGAATTTCAAGGCGCTCGTCGTCGTCCTTGATCCAGCTACGGGTACGCCCTGACATATCGACTAACCAGACCTCGGCGTCGAACCGGTCTTCGAAGCTGGTAGCGCCTTCAATGGTCTGCTTCAGCACGGCCCGCAGTTCACTATCCGGGGTCTGGGCAACGACGGGTGTGACCGACAGCAGCAGTGCTGAGCAAACCAGGGCTTTAAGAACGGCGTGCTTTCGAGTCATCGGTTCACATGCGGTCGTGAAATATGTGGAGGGCAGTGCTTGGGTTAAAGATAGCAGCAACGCACGAAGCCGCAATCAAACCGCGTGCGTTTGCTCCTGTACTGGACCGCAGAGTTGCGTTAGATGCGCGCTTGCACAAAGGCGACAATCTCCGCAATCGCCACATCCTGCGATTCTCCGTCCCGGCGCCCCTTGTACTCCACACTGCCCGTCTTGAGCCCGCGGTCGCCAATGACTATACGGTGGGGGATGCCTATCAGCTCAAGATCGGCGAATTTGACGCCTGGCCGCTCGTTGCGGTCGTCCAGAAACACATCGCAGCCTGCCGCGCGCAACTGCTGGTAGAGTGACTCAGCAGCGTCCCGGACTGGCTCCGACTTATGGCCGTTAAGCGTAACCACGGCCACATCGAATGGCGCCAAAGCCCGGGGCCAGATGATCCCGTTGTCGTCGTGATTCTGCTCTATCGCCGCGGCAACGATGCGGGTCACGCCGATACCATAGCAGCCCATATCGACAGTGACTGCCTTGCCGTTCTCGTCAAGCACGTTGGCGTTGAGGGCCTGGCTGTACTTCTTGCCCAGCTTGAAGACGTGACCGACCTCGATGCCGCGCTTGATTTCGTAAACGCCTTTGCCGTCCGGGCTGGGTTCGCCTTCCACAATATTGCGCAGGTCGGCACACTGGCCCAGGGGAAGGTCGCGCTCCCAGTTGACGCCAGTCAGGTGAATGCCCTCGCGGTTGGCACCGCAGACAAAATCGGCCAGATGGGCAGCGCTGTAGTCCACTATGGTCGTGAAGGGTAAATTGACCGGGCCGAGTGAGCCCGGGCCGCAACCCACGGCGGCAGTGATTTCCTCGTCACTGGCAAATACGAGAGGCTCTGCGACCTCGGGCAGGTTCTCTGCTTTTATCTCGTTAAGCTGGTGATCACCGCGTAGTATCAGTGCCACCAGTGGCGCCGGCGCGTCGTCTGCTTTTGCTACGCCCCGGACGATCAACGTTTTGACTGATTGTTCCGCGAGCGTGCCCAGGAACTCTGAAACTGCGTCGATGGTTTTCTGCCCAGGCGTGGCCACTTCCTCAAGCTGCCTCGAGGGCTCGGGGCGAGCGCCGGACGGTGCGAGCGCTTCGGCTTTCTCTATGTTGGCGGCATAGCTGCCCCCGGAGCTGAACGCGATGGCATCTTCGCCCGAGCTTGCCAGAACATGAAACTCGTGGGAGGCGCTGCCGCCGATGCTGCCGGAATCAGCCTGCACGGCGCGGAATTCGAGGCCAAGGCGGGTGAAAATCCGCGTATAGGCGTCATACATGACCTGATAGGTCTCATCCAGTGATTCTGCGTTGGCGTGGAACGAGTAGGCATCTTTCATGATGAATTCACGCGAGCGCATGACGCCGAAGCGGGGGCGGCGCTCGTCACGGAACTTGGTCTGGATCTGGTAGAAGTTTACTGGCAA is part of the Hydrocarboniclastica marina genome and encodes:
- a CDS encoding PaaI family thioesterase, coding for MIDKAALQRVREEGDLFELIAAIPYAKTLGMSCERFGDDMIFTLPPRDTNLGNPILPAIHGGVIGGFMEMSAGLYLMLQQDAPKLPRIVDFSIDFLRAGLNRSTFAECRLTRQGNRVANVTVWCWQKSRQEPTATARAHFIL
- a CDS encoding proline--tRNA ligase — translated: MRASRFLIATLKETPADAEVISHQLMLRAGMIRKLASGLYSWLPLGLKVLRKVEHIVREEMDNAGAQEVLMPAVQPAELWQESGRWQQYGDELLRLKDRHGREFCVGPTHEEVITDLVRNELKSYKQLPVNFYQIQTKFRDERRPRFGVMRSREFIMKDAYSFHANAESLDETYQVMYDAYTRIFTRLGLEFRAVQADSGSIGGSASHEFHVLASSGEDAIAFSSGGSYAANIEKAEALAPSGARPEPSRQLEEVATPGQKTIDAVSEFLGTLAEQSVKTLIVRGVAKADDAPAPLVALILRGDHQLNEIKAENLPEVAEPLVFASDEEITAAVGCGPGSLGPVNLPFTTIVDYSAAHLADFVCGANREGIHLTGVNWERDLPLGQCADLRNIVEGEPSPDGKGVYEIKRGIEVGHVFKLGKKYSQALNANVLDENGKAVTVDMGCYGIGVTRIVAAAIEQNHDDNGIIWPRALAPFDVAVVTLNGHKSEPVRDAAESLYQQLRAAGCDVFLDDRNERPGVKFADLELIGIPHRIVIGDRGLKTGSVEYKGRRDGESQDVAIAEIVAFVQARI
- a CDS encoding DUF2835 domain-containing protein, with the translated sequence MAHLQEPPDTLAQSIIVDLRISADEWLRLYRGEALDVVARARDGRSVRFPARILRPFVRHDGISGAFLIEFGQDGKFQSVERMG
- the htpG gene encoding molecular chaperone HtpG encodes the protein MTVETQKETLSFQTEVKQLLHLMIHSLYSNKEIFLRELVSNASDALDKLRFKSLSQADLVEDDAELKIRLDFDAAAGTITLSDNGIGMSRQDVIENLGTIARSGTADFIQNLSGDQKKDSKLIGQFGVGFYSAFIVANRVEVLTRKAGAPAEEGVHWDSTGNGEFTIGAVELAERGTTIILHLKDEEKEFADGYRLRSLIKKYSDHISFPVVMKSEPQETEEGKEAEAPQDETVNEATALWTLPRNEIKDDEYKAFYKHVAHDFEDPLTWSHNRVEGALDYTSLLYIPARAPFDLYNRDAPRGLKLYIQRVFIMDDAEQFLPLYLRFVKGVIDSNDLSLNVSREILQNDKTVDTIRTALSKRVLDMLKKLAANEPEQYQKFWDEFGQVLKEGPAEDFSNKDKIAKLLRFSTTQTGEAAQTVSLDDYIGRMREGQEKIYYITADSHTAAKSSPHLEVFRKKGVEVLILSDRIDEWMMNYLSEYDGKSFQDVGRGSLDLGSVETEEDKKEVEKAAEEHKPLLERLKKALEDRVQDVRVTKRLTDSPACLVVGDFDMGAQMRKIMAAAGQKVPDSKPIFEVNVEHPLVQRLESADGDERFNDLATVLLDQATLASGEQLEDPGSYVTRLNRLLLELSR
- a CDS encoding lytic transglycosylase domain-containing protein; the protein is MTRKHAVLKALVCSALLLSVTPVVAQTPDSELRAVLKQTIEGATSFEDRFDAEVWLVDMSGRTRSWIKDDDERLEILRLIHQEAQRIDLEPELLLALIHVESLYDRFAVSSAGAQGLMQVMPFWKNEIGRPDDNLTQIKTNLRYGSTILRHYLDIEKGNLTRALARYNGSLGKTWYPERVMNAWDKYYFVRN